DNA sequence from the Brienomyrus brachyistius isolate T26 chromosome 18, BBRACH_0.4, whole genome shotgun sequence genome:
GCAAATACTGCCAACAATCTAACGGTCAGGGTTAAATCATGGAAGTGatcctgaggaaagcagattttaTAGTCGAAGCCCTGGAGCAGGAAGACAAAATGTTACCTTTCTCTTCTTGTCCCCGCCCAGTTCAAAGTGTTTGCATCTCTTAATGGCCAGCATCCGCTTGGACCTGCAGTTGGGCTCCACACACTCCAGCCTCAACACAATCTTCTTTGTGGTCTTTGCCTACGACACAGAGATCACATGTACAGATAAGTCAACGATAAATTACTTTAGATGCGTACTTCCAAATATCTCTTTTACAAGATATAATAAAAACAACTTTACTGAACAAAAAGATATAGAGGCCAAGGCAAAACAACCTGAAAACAGTTTTTGCAGAAATCAAGTCATGGCATTGCAGGATGGAGCTGCTAATGTTGCTCTTTGTACCGGTATAGAAGCAGGACAGCAAAATGGCACTTAACAGATCACAATGGAAAATGCAACCAACTTGGGTGTTTTTGTAAACCTGGTGGGGAAAAGACTACCAGCAACAAAGACTGAAACTACAACTAAAAGGTACTCTGACCAAGTCCCATAAGTTGAAAACTAACAACAAACTGTCAGACAAAGCAaaggtaagatgtacagatcGGAACACAGCATGATATGGCCACACCAACTATCAAATTCCTTGAGCTCCCAAGTCTTAGGAATCTATACTAAAACATAACTGAGCTGTAATGAGTCACATATAacttatttcaaatatttacaTTTGCCATTTAATTACCCTTAAATTATACAGGCAAAACAGAAATGATGCTAAAAGACTTGCTTGagagcatttcatttatttaaaaaaaaaaaagtatgttcgtgtgtgtgtgtgacacacagaaagagagacagacactgcTGGGTGCAACTTTGTTCCATATTCTTCAGGTCCTGTATGTTTAGGGTGAAGCAATGCATTTACTCATTTAACATGCCTAagtatttaaacatttataaagGAAAGATTTTGCTGCATGTAATTTTTGTGAATTTCTGAGGGAAACAACGTTAATTGTGCTCTACCACCAAAATTCAAGCACAGGAGAAATTGGAAATTACAAAAAAGAATTACTAAACGGTTATTTACAGTTAATGCACACTTCATAAATGACAAAATGAAAAGGGCATGGCCTGAAAAGAAAAACACGAGATGTATTACGAGATGTCCTGTATCACGCTGCAAACTAGTGGCAAACAGACATCTTATATCGAAACACATTTTGCATAAGGACACATGCTGCCTGACATCCTCAGGTTCACGTTGCTGTTCCAGTATATCATCAAATATGTAGTAAAAGCATGAGCACTTTACCTTCTTTCGGAAAATGGGCTTCGTCTGGCCACCATAACCGCTCTGCTTACGGTCGTATCTCCTCTTACCTGGAAGCAAAGGAACGAATGTTTTGCATGCTGAGCCATTTTAAAAGCACGATGCAAAAGATGCATCGTGCTTTAAGTGCCAGGCAGCCccctggaggaggggggggggggttctcaccCTGTGCATAAAGGGAATCCTTGCCCTTTTTGTACTGGGTAACTTTGTGAGGCTGGTGCTTCTTGCACTTTTTGCAGAAAGTTCTGCGAGTCTTCGGCACGTTCACCTTTATGGTcccaccacaaaaaaaacacGAAATATTGTCGGTCAACCACGCATTACAAACCGGATACAGCGATCGACACTTCAGGCTATATTTACTAAGATGTAGGCAACATAATCCAGATATACATTTAAACTCTCTAAACCCAGCGGCGTCACGGTGCAACTTCCACCTTTGAATATTCACTATAAAACTTTATTACTTGATAGATGTATAAATGTCTGAGTCTTTAAAGGAGTAATATCATTAACAATGACAATGTCCATTATTCGCTATTTATAGTATAATTCACGACTGAAatgtaaacatgaaataacgtttGTGGAAAAAATGTACAAATACGCGGTTATTTTAGTGCCTCCTAATCAACGTTAGTAATACCACAACCGGCGATCATCACTAAACATCTTATAAACAATGTCTAAAACGATACTAAATATagcaataataatgtacatataatATTGGAGCATGAAGCAACAAACACGCGACAaaagaaacaagaaaaaaaacagggaTAT
Encoded proteins:
- the rpl36a gene encoding 60S ribosomal protein L36a isoform X1, coding for MCRSFSGAALPLSLCDGTVNMVNVPKTRRTFCKKCKKHQPHKVTQYKKGKDSLYAQGKRRYDRKQSGYGGQTKPIFRKKAKTTKKIVLRLECVEPNCRSKRMLAIKRCKHFELGGDKKRKGQVIQF
- the rpl36a gene encoding 60S ribosomal protein L36a isoform X2, whose product is MVNVPKTRRTFCKKCKKHQPHKVTQYKKGKDSLYAQGKRRYDRKQSGYGGQTKPIFRKKAKTTKKIVLRLECVEPNCRSKRMLAIKRCKHFELGGDKKRKGQVIQF